The DNA segment CTGAAGTCGCCATGGCTATCTCCGATATAATCATACTCCTCCGGGGTACCGGCGTCCAGCTGTCACCGCCTTGTTCAGCAGTAGTCATAATGTGCTTACTGATGATGTAGCATGATACAGCGTTGTTGCAGCAAGGATATCCCGGCAAGCTGTTCGTAATCACGGTCATGGTGGAGTATGGTAAGATTGTGTTCGAGTCCAAGTGCTGCGATCAGGCAATCTGTGGAAGATCGCACCGTTAGTCCCTGTCGGCGTGCTGTGCGGTATAACTGGGCGGCTGATTGGAAGGTGGTGTGCTTCAGCGGGCTTCCTACCCACTGGCTGGCATCGAGGATGTGCTGAATGCGAGTAAACTGGGCGTCATCCCGAATTCCCTGTAGTATCTCCTGATACACCGGTAAGCAGATATAATGTTCATCCGGGGAGCATATATCGCTCAGTCGAAATGGGTAGCTGCTGCTGAAATGAGCAATCCATGCCGATGTGTCAATCAGATACATGCGCATCTTCCCGCATTTCTGAAAGATTGCCTGACCAGATGTCACTATTGGCAAGCTTGTCAACCTGCTGGTAGGTGCGCCGACGAACGAGTTCCCGAAGTGCGAGGTTCACGGCTTCCGAGTAGGTGCGAGCACCGGAAATCGCGCGAGCATCATTCAGCAGATCTTCATCCAACACAAGATTTGTGCGTTTCATGTGTATAGTATACAGCGAAACTCACGCACATGCCAGACCAGACGGGGCGCACTCAGGAAAAAGGGCGAAGAGTCGTCACAAAACGACACCCGAGTTCCGGCTTAGTGCCGTTCCCGCATTTAATTACGCTGCGCACTGTCATTTCAGGGAAAAGCTAACGATAACTTCTGCGGCAGTAAGCAGTTACCCGCGTGGTGGGTGTCGTTTTGTGACGACTCAAAAAAGGCCGGGGCATCCATCGCGACTACCTTCTCTATGCGGCTTGAGAGTTGGCTGCCGGCGTCCAGCTGTCACTGCCTTGTCCCGATCGCCGTTTTCAATTACTATTTTGGGCATGATCCGTCTGCGCAACCACATGATGATGTACAGACCATAACTTCGCGGCCTCCGCCAGCACGCCCCCGGCGTACCGGAATGGGGGCGCTGTAGTTTCAGGAGGGAGTTCATATGCCAATCAAGATTCTGAACGCACTGCCTGCCCGGGAACACCTGGAGCGCGAGAACATCTTCGTGATGACCGAGGATCGTGCCGAGCACCAGGATATTCGCCCGCTGCGGATTGCGATCGTCAACCTGATGCCGACCAAGATTGCAACCGAGACGCAGCTGCTGCGGCTGCTCAGTAACACCCCCCTGCAGGTGGATATCGATCTGGTGCATACCACCTCCCACGAATCGAAGAATACCGATCCGGAGCACCTGGAACGCTTTTATACCTCGTTTGAGCATATCCGGCAGAACCGCTACGATGGTATGATCATTACCGGGGCGCCGGTCGAGACGATTCCTTTTGAGGATGTCGATTACTGGGACGAGTTGGCTGCCATTATGGACTACAGTCGCAGCAATGTCTGTTCCACCCTGCATATCTGCTGGGGGGCTCAGGCCGGGCTGTATCATCACTATGGCATAGAGAAGTACCCGCTGCCGGAGAAGCTGTTCGGGGTGTATATGCACCAGCGCCATGACGACCATATGCCGCTGTTCCGCGGGTTTGATGAGTGGTTTCCGGTGCCGCATTCGCGCTACACCGATATCCGTCTGCAGGATATCCAGGCACGCCCGCAGCTGGAAATCCTGGCCACCGCCAGGGAAGCGGGTGCGGGGATCATCTCGGCACACGAGGGCCGGCAGATCTTTATTACCGGTCACCTGGAGTACGATGCCGATACCCTGGCGATCGAGTACCAGCGCGACATCGAGAAGGGGCTAGAGATCGGGGTCCCCGAGAACTACTTTCCCGGGGAGGATCCATCCCGCTCTCCGATTGCCACCTGGCGGGCGCATGCCCATCTGCTGTTCGTAAACTGGCTGAACTACTATGTCTACCAGGCCACCCCGTTTGATCTTGCCGATCTGCCGGCGATTGAGGGGTAGGGTATGCACACCGCAGATGCAGCCCCCGCCGCCGATGGTGCCGCACCAGCCGATGGCAGCGCAGCCGCTCCGGGAAGCGGTTACGGCCGGGAGGCCGTACTGCCGGGCAGCCGGCGATTGCCGGAACGGCCCGGCTTTACTTCCCCCTATCCCGTAAGTGTGGCCCCGATGATGGATCGCACCGACAAATTCTTTCGCTGGTTTTTGCGGCAGATTACCCCGAACACCCTGCTGTACAGCGAGATGGTGAGCACCGGGGCGATTGTGCATGGCGACCGCGAGCGGCATCTGGGTTTTTTTCCGGAGGAGAAGCCGCTGGCGCTGCAGCTGGGGGGCAGTGACCCTGCAGAGGTGGGCGAGGCGGTCCGGATTGCCGAGGACTGGGACTACGACGAGGTGAACCTGAATGTGGGGTGTCCGAGTGATCGGGTGCAGCATCGCGGGATCGGGGCCTGTCTGATGGCCGATCCGCCGCGGGTGGCGCAGCTGGTAGAGGTGATGCGGGCCAATACCCGAAAGCCGGTTACCGTGAAGCATCGCATCGGGATCGACGGGCGCGAGAGCTTCGAGGAGCTGTGCGAGTTTGTGGATGTGGTGGCGCGGGCCGGGGTGGAGCGATTGACGGTGCATGCGCGGATTGCGATCCTGGAGGGGTTGAGCCCCAAGGATAACCGCAATGTGCCGCCGCTGCGCTACGAGGATGTGTACCGGCTCAAGTGCGAGTTTCCCGAGCTGGAGATCGAGATTAACGGCCATATCGGCTCGGTGGCGGATATCCGCGGGCATCTGCAGCAGGTCGATGCGGTGATGCTGGGGCGGGCGGCCTACGATAATCCCTACTTGTTTGCGGATATCGAGCGCGAGATTTTTGGCGGGGCTGCGGGTGCCGCGGCGGCCGGGGCAGCCGGCGGTGCGATGGACGCAGCAGGTGCTTCAGGGGCGGGCGCAGGTGCCGGGGCAGTCTGGCAGGCGCCGTCGCGGGCCGAGGTGATTGCGCGCACCATCGAGTTTCTGGAGACCCGCTGGCGCGATGACTTTCCGCGGGCGCCGCTGGGGCATCTGATGGGGCTGTATCACGGGATGCCGGGGGCACGGCGCTGGCGCGGGACGATTTCCACCGAGCTGGCTGCCGGGACAGCGCCGGCCGAGGTGCTGCGGCGGGCACAGGAAGTTTTACCAAAGATATAATATACTGGGGATATGAGGTCGCGTTATACCCTGTCTGCTGTCTGGCTGCTGCTGTTCTTTGTGATCGGTGCCGGGT comes from the Spirochaeta africana DSM 8902 genome and includes:
- the dusA gene encoding tRNA dihydrouridine(20/20a) synthase DusA, encoding MHTADAAPAADGAAPADGSAAAPGSGYGREAVLPGSRRLPERPGFTSPYPVSVAPMMDRTDKFFRWFLRQITPNTLLYSEMVSTGAIVHGDRERHLGFFPEEKPLALQLGGSDPAEVGEAVRIAEDWDYDEVNLNVGCPSDRVQHRGIGACLMADPPRVAQLVEVMRANTRKPVTVKHRIGIDGRESFEELCEFVDVVARAGVERLTVHARIAILEGLSPKDNRNVPPLRYEDVYRLKCEFPELEIEINGHIGSVADIRGHLQQVDAVMLGRAAYDNPYLFADIEREIFGGAAGAAAAGAAGGAMDAAGASGAGAGAGAVWQAPSRAEVIARTIEFLETRWRDDFPRAPLGHLMGLYHGMPGARRWRGTISTELAAGTAPAEVLRRAQEVLPKI
- the metA gene encoding homoserine O-acetyltransferase MetA; translation: MPIKILNALPAREHLERENIFVMTEDRAEHQDIRPLRIAIVNLMPTKIATETQLLRLLSNTPLQVDIDLVHTTSHESKNTDPEHLERFYTSFEHIRQNRYDGMIITGAPVETIPFEDVDYWDELAAIMDYSRSNVCSTLHICWGAQAGLYHHYGIEKYPLPEKLFGVYMHQRHDDHMPLFRGFDEWFPVPHSRYTDIRLQDIQARPQLEILATAREAGAGIISAHEGRQIFITGHLEYDADTLAIEYQRDIEKGLEIGVPENYFPGEDPSRSPIATWRAHAHLLFVNWLNYYVYQATPFDLADLPAIEG
- a CDS encoding type II toxin-antitoxin system VapB family antitoxin translates to MKRTNLVLDEDLLNDARAISGARTYSEAVNLALRELVRRRTYQQVDKLANSDIWSGNLSEMREDAHVSD
- the vapC gene encoding type II toxin-antitoxin system VapC family toxin encodes the protein MYLIDTSAWIAHFSSSYPFRLSDICSPDEHYICLPVYQEILQGIRDDAQFTRIQHILDASQWVGSPLKHTTFQSAAQLYRTARRQGLTVRSSTDCLIAALGLEHNLTILHHDRDYEQLAGISLLQQRCIMLHHQ